In the Streptomyces formicae genome, one interval contains:
- a CDS encoding PRC-barrel domain-containing protein: MTPHAVNPLEPAARITKRPVVTLGGEAVAQVKDVVLDAANGRIAGFTLAGRGLLAGPLRKSLPWAGVHSLGADAVMIPSADALEDRAAVASWDEKAAGPVRGAGVLTDRGLRVGTVLDVVVETGREGRAVAIEVDSAEALGRHQRKVFLPLGARPAMTGDTLMVPATDIEYVVEDIAELPAAVGRKRLMEQGGHDAAGTEGTP, from the coding sequence ATGACCCCGCACGCGGTGAATCCCCTGGAACCCGCGGCGCGGATCACCAAGCGCCCGGTGGTCACGCTGGGCGGCGAGGCGGTCGCCCAGGTCAAGGACGTCGTGCTCGACGCGGCCAACGGCAGGATCGCCGGATTCACGCTGGCCGGGCGGGGTTTGCTGGCCGGACCGCTGCGCAAGAGCCTGCCGTGGGCGGGGGTGCACTCGCTGGGGGCCGACGCGGTGATGATCCCCTCGGCCGACGCGCTCGAGGACCGCGCCGCGGTCGCCTCCTGGGACGAGAAGGCGGCCGGTCCCGTGCGCGGGGCCGGGGTGCTCACGGACCGGGGGCTGCGCGTGGGCACCGTGCTCGACGTGGTGGTCGAGACGGGCCGCGAGGGCCGGGCCGTGGCCATCGAGGTGGACTCCGCCGAGGCGCTCGGCAGGCACCAGCGGAAGGTCTTCCTGCCGCTCGGCGCCAGGCCCGCGATGACCGGCGACACCTTGATGGTCCCCGCGACCGACATCGAATACGTGGTCGAAGACATCGCCGAGCTGCCCGCCGCGGTGGGGCGCAAACGGCTCATGGAGCAGGGCGGCCACGACGCCGCCGGAACGGAGGGGACCCCGTGA
- a CDS encoding DUF6278 family protein: MNIPFLDKWRKRHSAAERAEGLAAAFDEDPEGVAELLSECELLRSQAGAAGLELDDSPASLAALDQLLPLWRDDPELLPWLGNDAGLYLGSVVVRTVPGASWYVWPGGSPVVRLASGREIPVVEAGLDWAVQGAPELSQVYAEASET; this comes from the coding sequence ATGAACATTCCGTTCCTCGACAAGTGGCGCAAGCGGCACTCCGCGGCGGAGCGCGCCGAAGGGCTCGCGGCCGCGTTCGACGAGGACCCCGAAGGCGTCGCGGAGCTGCTCTCCGAGTGCGAGCTGCTGCGCTCCCAGGCCGGTGCCGCCGGGCTCGAACTCGACGACTCCCCGGCCTCGTTGGCGGCGCTCGACCAGCTCCTGCCGCTCTGGCGCGACGACCCCGAACTCCTTCCGTGGCTCGGCAACGACGCGGGCCTGTACCTGGGATCCGTCGTCGTGCGCACGGTGCCGGGCGCCTCCTGGTACGTGTGGCCGGGCGGCAGCCCCGTCGTGCGCCTCGCGTCGGGCCGTGAGATCCCGGTGGTCGAGGCGGGCCTCGACTGGGCGGTGCAGGGCGCCCCCGAGTTGTCCCAGGTCTACGCCGAGGCTTCGGAGACGTAA
- a CDS encoding amino acid ABC transporter ATP-binding protein has translation MAVDPLIELRDVNKYYGELHVLQDIDLTVGKGEVVVVIGPSGSGKSTLCRTINRLETIQSGEIRLDGQPLPDEGKGLAKLRAEVGMVFQSFNLFAHKTVLQNVSLAQTKVRGRKKEEADKRSRELLERVGLSAHADKYPAQLSGGQQQRVAIARALAMDPKALLFDEPTSALDPEMITEVLEVMQQLARDGMTMVVVTHEMGFARSAANRVVFMADGRIVEDRSPEDFFMNPESERAKDFLSKILKH, from the coding sequence ATGGCCGTCGATCCGTTGATCGAGCTGCGTGATGTGAACAAGTACTACGGAGAGCTCCATGTCCTCCAGGACATCGATCTCACCGTCGGCAAGGGGGAGGTGGTGGTGGTCATCGGCCCTTCGGGGTCGGGCAAGTCGACGCTCTGCCGGACGATCAACAGGCTCGAGACCATCCAGTCCGGCGAGATCAGGCTCGACGGGCAGCCGCTGCCCGACGAGGGGAAGGGACTCGCGAAGCTCCGTGCCGAAGTGGGCATGGTCTTCCAGTCCTTCAACCTCTTCGCGCACAAGACCGTCCTGCAGAACGTCTCCCTCGCGCAGACGAAGGTGCGGGGCCGCAAGAAGGAGGAGGCGGACAAGCGCTCCCGCGAACTCCTGGAGCGCGTGGGCCTCTCCGCGCACGCCGACAAGTACCCGGCACAGCTCTCCGGCGGCCAGCAGCAGCGCGTGGCCATCGCCCGCGCCCTCGCCATGGACCCCAAGGCGCTGCTCTTCGACGAGCCGACCTCCGCCCTCGACCCCGAGATGATCACCGAGGTGCTCGAGGTCATGCAGCAGCTCGCCCGCGACGGCATGACGATGGTCGTGGTCACCCACGAGATGGGCTTCGCCCGCTCCGCCGCCAACCGGGTCGTGTTCATGGCCGACGGCCGGATCGTCGAGGACCGGTCCCCCGAGGACTTCTTCATGAACCCGGAGAGCGAACGGGCCAAGGACTTCCTCTCCAAGATCCTCAAGCACTGA